A stretch of Spirosoma oryzicola DNA encodes these proteins:
- a CDS encoding LuxR family transcriptional regulator, giving the protein MDQPTTNQDGAKNFALRRRDFSILVAQSEVFNCEVLSQLLKEQGYNVVGRAVEMEDTLKQIRVKRPQCVILESEISGKRSFDIVEEMQQSNYQTKFILYTSKPDLRMIAKAMQMGFFGFLYASDGLDELYRCFQTVSAGGCYYSSGFMSLLKNFGVEVLSDSTRDELNRLTDREREVLRMVANGLTAGEIADQLGISYRTAVNHKTHIAKKLQLGSCRQLPRYGISVKSYL; this is encoded by the coding sequence ATGGATCAGCCAACGACAAATCAGGATGGCGCAAAAAACTTCGCACTACGTCGACGGGATTTTTCTATTCTCGTGGCGCAGTCAGAAGTATTCAATTGTGAAGTATTGAGTCAACTGCTAAAGGAGCAAGGATACAATGTAGTAGGACGTGCTGTCGAGATGGAGGATACGCTGAAGCAAATTCGTGTCAAACGTCCCCAATGCGTTATTCTTGAGTCCGAGATCTCCGGTAAGCGAAGTTTTGATATAGTTGAAGAGATGCAACAGTCTAATTATCAGACGAAGTTCATTCTGTATACGAGCAAACCTGACCTGCGCATGATTGCCAAAGCCATGCAAATGGGCTTCTTTGGCTTTTTGTACGCTAGCGATGGGTTGGATGAGCTATATCGTTGTTTTCAGACCGTCAGTGCAGGCGGGTGCTATTACAGTAGCGGATTTATGAGCTTGCTGAAGAATTTTGGTGTGGAAGTACTCTCCGATAGCACACGAGATGAACTAAATCGATTGACGGACCGGGAGCGCGAGGTCTTAAGAATGGTCGCTAATGGCTTAACTGCTGGAGAAATTGCCGATCAGTTGGGGATTAGCTACCGAACTGCCGTAAATCATAAAACCCATATAGCAAAAAAGCTACAATTAGGTAGCTGTCGTCAATTGCCAAGATACGGTATATCCGTAAAGAGTTACTTATGA
- a CDS encoding LytTR family DNA-binding domain-containing protein codes for MKAIQLTRTFLKKPIYGIGLLLGIVLLIEGLSWTSAYTVKVEKLVKAGGLLPYVSLWLRSLLIPEICSTYIIITLINLHHTRYKIDSVDLTWRDITKYELLLLPTILLSFFVFNPATETIRFLLEQFPNYTFSKYWEVYLGGTFTAGIYFRYLIPMLLIGYIVTNTSLLSDYFTQRQEAQEAAESQAAMAVQAAQAAIAAQTTVAAAPASNYLSHMKGKNQHGELDFPVEDVYFFTIEDRYYYAQLEKGQYLVAKTLNELETELDPSRFFRIKRDYIVNRQAVLNYAYWENGKYIVRLNTPDRHEIVVPRARMQEFREWLQGNGQRPYADTSTDSFIMAS; via the coding sequence ATGAAAGCAATACAATTAACAAGGACTTTCCTAAAAAAGCCGATCTACGGAATTGGGCTTCTGTTAGGTATCGTTCTGCTTATTGAAGGGCTATCCTGGACATCTGCCTACACAGTCAAAGTAGAAAAGCTGGTTAAAGCTGGGGGCCTTCTGCCCTACGTCAGCCTTTGGTTGAGAAGCCTGCTTATTCCGGAAATATGCAGCACATACATCATTATTACATTAATCAATCTGCATCATACCCGTTATAAGATCGATTCGGTCGATTTGACGTGGCGTGATATAACCAAATACGAGCTTTTACTGCTGCCTACGATTCTGTTGTCGTTTTTCGTTTTCAACCCGGCAACTGAAACGATCCGCTTTTTGCTAGAGCAGTTTCCTAACTATACCTTTTCAAAATACTGGGAAGTATACCTGGGAGGCACTTTTACCGCTGGTATCTACTTTCGTTATCTAATTCCAATGCTGTTGATTGGTTACATTGTAACCAATACGTCTCTGCTATCTGACTATTTTACGCAGCGACAGGAAGCTCAGGAAGCAGCTGAGAGTCAGGCGGCTATGGCCGTTCAGGCAGCTCAAGCTGCCATTGCAGCACAAACAACCGTAGCTGCTGCGCCCGCCAGCAATTATTTATCCCACATGAAGGGTAAAAACCAGCACGGCGAACTCGACTTCCCCGTTGAAGACGTTTACTTCTTCACCATTGAAGATCGATACTACTACGCTCAGCTGGAAAAAGGCCAGTATTTAGTCGCAAAAACGCTGAATGAACTAGAAACGGAATTAGATCCTAGTCGTTTCTTCCGCATCAAACGCGACTATATTGTTAATCGGCAGGCTGTTCTTAATTACGCATATTGGGAGAATGGCAAATACATTGTTCGATTAAACACACCTGATCGACACGAAATAGTGGTTCCTCGTGCCCGTATGCAGGAATTTCGTGAATGGTTACAGGGTAATGGTCAGCGTCCATACGCTGATACGTCTACGGATTCGTTTATCATGGCCTCCTGA